A genomic region of Dactylococcopsis salina PCC 8305 contains the following coding sequences:
- the rplQ gene encoding 50S ribosomal protein L17, with protein sequence MRHRCRVKKLGRPADQRRALLRSLTTELIRHGQITTTKTRAKAVRSEVDRMITLAKDGSLSARRRALGYMYDKQLVHQLFANAQERYGNRNGGYTRVLRTIRRRGDNAEMAVIELV encoded by the coding sequence ATGCGTCATCGTTGTCGTGTTAAAAAACTCGGTCGTCCGGCGGATCAACGTCGGGCGTTACTGCGATCGCTAACCACAGAATTAATTAGACACGGACAGATTACGACAACAAAAACCCGTGCGAAGGCTGTACGTTCGGAAGTCGATCGAATGATTACTTTAGCCAAAGATGGCTCTTTGTCCGCACGGAGACGAGCATTAGGCTATATGTATGATAAACAATTAGTCCATCAGTTGTTTGCCAATGCTCAAGAACGATATGGTAATCGTAATGGCGGTTACACTCGGGTTTTGAGAACGATTCGCCGTCGCGGTGATAATGCGGAAATGGCTGTGATTGAGTTAGTGTAA